DNA from Nomascus leucogenys isolate Asia chromosome 24, Asia_NLE_v1, whole genome shotgun sequence:
tgtacacGGACCACTTAGCACTGTGGCACATGATAAGAAggctattaagaaaattaaaataatggaaaaaattaaaataccgaTAGTGATAACTGCGCACTCATACAAGGCCTTGGTTGCAGAGGTCATTGCCCCACATTACCGTGTGGGGTTTGATCAGCAGTTCTGGAAGCACCTAGGGCAGGAATCACCACCCCAGGGTCACAGATGAGACTGCTGAGGTTCACAGAGGACCGAAGCAGGGCTGCAGGTGCCCTGGCTCCCCACTCAGTCAGTGCTCTCTGGTTCCGGAAAAGAATTCTGGGTGAAGGCGAGAGGGGGTGGGAAGCTCCTTCCCCCCAGGTACCCCTGAGGTCTAACTCTGGAACTCCTTGGATAATGAGAAAAGGGGGGCTTCGGAACCCAGGATGTGGGTTCCACATCCTGCGGGGGCAGGGAGGCCGCTCGGGAGGCCGCCAGACGCAGTAAATAATTCACACAGATGAACTGGAGATAAGGGCGGCTTCGTGGAGGATCGAGTTCAGGTCGGAGGAGGCTCAGACGGCTGGGGGGACTTGTGGTCTCCCTGGTCTGAGAGGGGAAAATTCGTGGGACTCTGGCTGCCACGAAAACACAGTCCCCAGGTGCCGGCTTGGTGCCACTCCCTGCCATTGGCGGGAGGGAGCTCCCCGGAACTGCCCCGCGGGGCAACAGGCCTGGCCAGCCGCCTCCGCCCAGCCGTCCCCATGGCAACCGGCTGGCCTGGTCCAGGGTTCATGGCCAACCGGCTCCTCGGTCTCCCCTCCCCCACGGGAGGCTGGGCGTCTTAGACTCCCAACTCTGTTCCCTGGGAGCTTCCAGCTGCAGGAGCCTACAGAATCATCCTGTCTGACCCTCTCGTTTTATGGGAGTAGTTGAGACCACGGACTCTGGGGCCCTGCCCGTCCTGGTTGCAAGCCCCGCTCCATCACTTTCCTGCTGTGGGATCCTAGGCAGGGGACTTGGCCACCCTGTGCCTCGGCgttcattatctgtaaaatggggatgataacaaTAGTGACTGTCTTATAAGGTTGTGAAAACTGAATGGACTAAATGCAAAGAGGGCAGAGGGGTTACTGGTCTGTAGCCAGCACTGAGGAAGCATTATTTTCCATGTTGGGAAGGTGACAGTCACACAGCATGCTATTGGCAGATTTGGGATTGGAACGCAGTTGCCAATTCTTCCTAAAACACCCAGAGTGGCCACATTGGGATTCCCCAAGGGTTACCTGTGCTTCCTGCGGGCCCACCCAACCCCCCTCTCTTGACAGTCACAGTCATTAAATTGTCTTTGACCAGGTAGTAAGGTCCCTGAACCAGAAAAAGTCTTGCTCTAGCCAGCCCGGTCTCCCCAGTGCCAAGCACAAACCCGCTTCCTGCACCTCCGCTTTCCACCCCGTGCCTGGCAGAggagttgttgaatgaatatagatttaattaattaattagttcaTATCCTCTACCCAAACACCCTCCCAGAGCAAGCTCCTGAAGCCCCTGGCCACCCAGCTCTCTCCCTTACAGGACACCCCTTACCCTGACCACTTCCTGCCATCACCCCCTACCCCACCCGCCTGCCATCACCATGCTGTTCACATTTCCCACGGCACATTGCCTgggtcctcctcctcccttcagcCTGCCCTCCCTCACTTCCCTCTCCGCTTAGTGACCCTTTGTCCTCAAAATGGCTGTTTTGGGGTCAAGGACCCTCCTCCAGGTCCAGAGGTGTACATTTCCCCTGAGTTAAGGAAAAACCCTCCAATGTGAGAGGCAACAAAGTAAACTGTCCTCATCCCCCATCCTGGGGGAAACAGATGGGGGCCTGGTACTGCCACGATGGGGGTAGGGGTGATGCAGTGGCTTTCTGGGACTCTCAGTCCCACTAGGGAGGTGGCAGGGGCTTTTGGACGCAGAATCTCTGTCCTTAGGGGCCACCCCGCAAGCTCCAGCCCAGCTGCCAGGTTTCCTCGGATACAGCCCAGTCGCCTctgatttatttttgcatatggtttGGGAGAATCTCTGTTGCTGGAATAACGAcaaccttttttttctctctctcttttccttccctccaatAGGCAGACTTTATAAACCAGAGCAGCTGCCTGAAggtttccaagaaaaaaattctgcacTGTTTCTAACCAGGGTGACAGTTCCCCTCCACAGGAagttacttttattaattttttttatctcttcttttgtaAGACTATCTATTGGTCATCAGGCAGCACCTGTGGGCATTTTCTTGTTTCCCCCCACTGCTCCCATTTGCCTGGAATTCATTATGAAATCTAACTCACAGTGGCCTTGCCCAACACGGGGGCGAAGTTCGAACTACTGAAAAATGGGTCACTCAAATCGCCTGTGCAGAAGAATCCCAAATAATTTATGGAGATACTCCTCCCTCAAGGCAGTGAAACATAAATCCCTGTCCCTGAAGTGTGGGCTGTGCATAATTTCCTTCTATGGAGTACAGTATGGAAAGCAGGGGGAAAGAGTAATTTTGCAGGAGAGAAACCTGACAAGCACTAGCTCAGCCAGATGGCCAAGGTCAACATCAGCAGCGATCAGTTGTGTCTATAGCATGGACACTTGATATGATGTGTTGAAAACAGCACATCACCCCCAAACCCATAACCACAGTTGAACCATGAGAAAAACAGCAGACAGACCCCACCTGAGGGACAGTCTACAAAGTACGTGACCAACAGtccatcaaaaacaaggaaagtctgagaaactacCCCAGCCAGGGGCAGCCTGGGGAAATAAGATGGCTGCATGCAATGTGAGAGACCCTGTGGAACAGAGAAAGGATGGCGggtaaaaactaataaaatccaaataaactACAGAGTTTATAACATACCAGTGTTGTGGAAAATGTACCACAGTAATGTCAAATGTCAACAATAGGAGAAACTGGGTTGGGGTATATGGCAATTCTGTACTATCTGCATAACTTTTCTTTAagtctaaaactattctaaaagtttactttttaaacagcGAGTCATCTGTCTGGGCTTTAGGTAATCCTCAAAACCTAGCTATCTTTGATTCCCCTTTTTTGCCATTTATGAAGGATTTGAGCTTAGGATGTGGGGGGTATCCAAGCCCCTAGATCCCAACCTCATTTCCATAGGAAGAATCATCATTTTCAAGCTCAAGAAAAACATCCATTTTGTTCACCATGGTATACCCAGATAGCCTAGCACAGtaccaggcacatagtaggtgctaaaTTGATGTTTGTCCAGTGAAAGAAACTTGAGGAGGTCTTCTTGAAGGAAGTGATCCAAGCAGAAAGCCAAGATCTTCCCTTCCCAGGGCAAGAAGTCAGTACCTCTTAGTCTCCATCCAGACAAGGAAGACTTCTGGCAATCTGGTTAGAAGCGGGTAGAGACTCCTCTTGACTCTGCCTTTGGAAGGCAAGCACATGGATTTACTTAGGATTGTATTTATTAGGACATTTTGGGAGCTGATGGAGATCATGAGAGGCAGGCTGATCCCCCCAAACCactccccacctcctcacccAGGGCCCCACCCTTCAAACCCCCCAGATGCCTCCACTGACCCTCAGGGCAACTGCCAAAAGTATACGCAAAGGAGCTTCATGCAACAAAAATGGTTGGCTAGATCTTAAAAGTTCATTTCCTGGCACGTGGTAGTCACTTCATATATGTTCATATTGATGGCTGCCATTTATTATGCACCAGGCCCTGtgcaggaagaagggaggggtTTCCATCTAATGATGTGTGAGAATTgtcattatccctattttatagaagaCAAAACAGAGGCCCAAAGAACTTGAGAAATGCCCAAGTCACAGCTAGAAAGTATAGAAGAGAGATTTCAAATCCAAGACATCTGTGTCCCAAACTCATGTACCAGCCACCCTAATATCTGACCCCTCCCTCTAGGCCAGAGCTTCCCGCCAGGCCCCCAGACCCTCAGAATCCCCTCCCTGCTCTCTGCAGAGGCACCCCTTACTCATTCCTTTATCTGTGGCCTCCATACAGCAGTAATTTTCaagtctctctcttttaaaacttaatttgccAATTTTCCCCTTAGAGGTGCTTTTTGATATTCCTTCAGGCTGTCAGCCTGGACAGGCCACGGAAGCAGAATCCAGGGAGATGGATGCTTATTACAACCATTCAATTAATTAAGTTTGAATAATGCAGCGCTGGCATGCTCCCATCGATGCGTGGAGGCCTATAGACCTCCCCCACCTTGGACTTTTAATAGCCTTTTCCATATTTATTGCTACCTAACCGGACACTTCAAACATATCCTGCACTCGGTATAATTTGATATCTGCCCAGTCCCCAAAGTGCCCTCTCGACAAATGTTTACCTGATGCTATAGTGTATTTaaaagatttatattcctttttgctGAATGGAGCCCTTCGGAAAGGAGGACTATGTCTTCCCAAGCAGAGGATCCGGCATTCGCTGGTGGGGTGGCCTCCAGCAGGAATGTTTTAATACATCACTTATTAAAATGGACCTGGAGCCTTGGCCGAGGGCTCCCATACTCCCTGCTTCCCAACAGAGGACAGCCTTAGGCCTTAGCTGAGCACATCCAAGCCCTGCCCCCCTTCTAAACCCTTATACAATGACTATCAGAGCCGACAGGGCCTCaaaccaaacaaaccaacaaagGACCTTTAAAGCTGAAGGACAGTGACTGCAGCTGGGACTGAGCCTGGGCCTGGGGTCAGATGACCCTGCATCCACCTCCTGAAGCGTGGACCCTGGGTTCCAGTGCTGTCTCAGTGACTTACTAGCTGAGTCACCTTATACAAGTTACTTCACCCTTCTGAGCCCCGGTTTCTCCTGTACAATcaggataataatagtgcctatttCACAGGGTTTTGTGAGCCTGGTATACAGTAAGAGCTCAATTAATACAGAGGCTGTGCAATCCTTCTGGCCTCTCTGGGGCCTCGATTTCCTTACCTACTGAAGAGAGAGACTCATGGGTTTCTAGGGGTGCTGGGATGATTGCATaggaaaacaggagagaaaaCGCCTTGTAATTACACAGTGCTTTGATCACGTCAGTGGCAATTACTCCTGGGCGTGGACACAAATCGTGTCTTCCGAAAGAATCTTTTCACATGGCTTCTGCCCCTCGGCAGATTGATGCCTTGTCCCCCTCAGCCTATCAGAGGGAATGCCAGGGGATGGCTGAGCTCCATGCTGCCCATCAGCTCCCAGGTGCTGGGAGTCCCCGGGTGAGCAGGGAGGAGAGCAGCTTCTGGAGGAGGGTCAGGTGCCTGGGAAAATCAATCCAGCATTCCCACTCCTGCTGGCCCCGCCAGCCCCAGCTTGCTCGCCATTCCCAATAATAACTGCCTGCGTGGAGAGCTCTCTGCTGGGACCTCCTGATCCCTTGGGTCTCCACTGCCTGGGAAGGAGGTTGAGACATCACCCCCTCTGGGCCCTCTGGagcccctcttcctcctgcccgCCCCCCTCCCCTAGCCTCTTACCTGATGTCTGAGTCACACTTAGGCTCCTGTCACTGTGAGCTGTGTTGTGACGCCTGGCTGACAGCTTTACCACAAACACATTAAAATCTCCCAGCACTTCTGGGTGTGTAGTagcccaggagaaaaaaaaaaaaaactctcccaGTCTTTCTTCAGCCAAAATCCTCCTCCCAAACCCTCCTCCCCAAGGGGCCTGCTCCACGACCTTTGACTGCTCCAAGCCTAACAAGGGGCTAAGATTTGTCTTCCTATCAAGCCTTTCTAACTGATGATTAGAGGAAGGCTGATAAGTGCAGGTGCCTGAGACCTCTCAGGCCATGCACCCACAGGAGCAGCGCATCCCTCGACCTGTGAGCCCCGGAAGGTGAAGATGCAGACAGAACACAACTCATCTGCAGCCCTGCCTCTGAGGACGGGGGGCCCTTGGCGAAGTATGAAATGTGCGTAGAGTGGCCTGATACTGAGTGTTCCCATGTGCTGGCACTGTGTTCATCCTCCTAATAACCCTATGAGGCAGGGGCTGAgttatcctcactttacagattaggaaattgAGGCACCTGCTCAAGTCTAAAGACCTAGGAAGTCGGGTAGCTGGGACTTGCATCCAACTCTGCCAGCCTGCAAAGTCGCTCTTAACAAGACTGCCTGCTTCCCTGCACAGTATCCCTCTTTCTCCCCTCACCCCGCCAGAGATGGCAGAAACCTCAGGGGTGCAGTGAGAGCTCAACCTGCAAATCCAAAATGGAATAAATTCACCTTAGGGGGATGGCCTTGCCAGTCCAGCCCATCTTTCCTCTCATCTGAGCCCACCCATAGGGGCCCCCAACATTGCCTTTTTGCCTCACAGACCAAAGCCACCATCCCTCCTTCCTGTCTGCAGCCAGCCCACAAACAGCAAGTCatgtcccccccaccccaccccccagccaAAGCAGAGAAAAGAGGAGTGAGACACAGGAACAATTCTTTTATTGTACATTGGAGAAATAGCCCTGTGTGCTGGTTCAAGGTGCAACATACAGAATATTGAATTAAGAAAAGAGGGAacggggaagggaagggaaaccTCTTGAGGTCCAAAGTTGCAAACAAAAAATGGTAAAAGATTTCCTCACGCAAGAGGCATTTTTGCAAATACCATGCAAAACAGGCAGCTGGTGTGCCTTAAGAGAATCCctataaataacagaaaagacACTCCAAGCATTCCTGTACGTGGACTCAGAGCacagagaaaagaaaccaaaatgcCTTTTGGCATTTCAAGATATTTGGcactcttgtgattacattttttttaccAGTCCATTAGAGAGAATAAACTGACATAATATTAGAGAAATAAACAGGCTGCTCACACAACAGACTGCAAGGGGAGGTTAGAAAAAGctcaagcatttttttctttgtttttcgtgtgtgtgcgtgtgtgagtgtgtgtgtgtgtgtgtgttttctgacaTAAAAAATGTGTCCATTTGCATTAACTTGGGCAACTAGCTTGCAGCAACAAAGAAACACAAGCTTTacaactcattttaaaataaaatcttttctatGTATCATTCCTTAAAAAAGTTCTCTTCTTGTTTTAAACACATTCCTGATAACTTCTAAAGATgaccaaaataaaacagaatatctACAGAgatcattttctgaattttttgtaCATCCAAGgataacaacataaaaaaaaaactggacagcATTTCACATCCAAGTGCACAGAACCATTTTTGCAAGATTAAATAATGTAAACATTGGGAACAGCCAAATCAGCGAAGAATGCCAACACCTCAAAACACCTGGTGTTGCCGCTTCATTAAGTGGTTCAAAATCCAGATCTATAATTGCGCAATATTCACCgtatataaaaagaaatggatattAATTTTGACAAATAGCTGCAACTGAgacttctttttattcctttatatgtgtatatagtgaaactttattatttttaaaattttatttttttatttttatttttgcagaggaGCCCAgagccttctcctcctcctcctcctcacaccTCATCTGTCTCCCGGCCTGATACCAGATACAGGTTGTTGATTTCATCGTGGGTAGCAAGCTAGTAATAAATTTCAAAGTGCTTTCTCTTTTCATGCTTTTTGCCAATAACTGTTACCGCCGTTCTTATTCTCTCCCTTAACTCATTGTCTTTGGGGGAGTTAGACACCAGGAGGTGCCTTGTCGGTCATATTTTTCAGCACGTCATCAATCCTATCATCTTCAATAACAACTGcaaaaaaaggggggaaagaAGAGGTGAGCGCGCTTGGGCCTAGCCAGAGGTCTCTGACATTTCCCATTATGCCCAGAGTGGGAGGTCGGGAGAGGAGAGGGCGAGGGAGCAGGGCTCACTGCGCGGTGAAACAGCTCCATTCTCCTCCGTCCCTGCCAGGGGTCCCTTCCCTGCTTTCCTCTGAACCACCCATCACCCTCTATCCTCCAGTCTGCGTCCCAGCTCCATTCtgaaaagaggaaacagagggCGCCAACCCAGCCGCTCCTGCTGCAGCCAGGGCGCGCACTGGCCGTGTCCTCCCCGCACCAGGTGCACTAATTTAGACAGAAATGTCTGGAGCAGTGATAGGAGAGGGAGCCAAAGTCTTTGGGTCTCGGGACCCCCGGTAAGTCCCGAGCGCAGCTCCGGTGGGCAAGGCTGGGTGCTGAGATGAGCGGAACCAGGAGGGGACGCCAAAACCTGTTCCCACGACGCGCAGCGGGTGGGGGTTAGGGCCTGGCCTGGGCAGGCGCCCCCTCCTGCGCGCCCTCTCCCCGCCGCTGGCCGACTGACTCGGCCGCCCCGCGCTCCCCGCTGCGGCAGAGGTCAGAGCCTCCCTTCGCTGCCTGCCAGGGACACATgccgtaacctccgcctctctTACCGTCCCAACCTAGCCTCGCCTTTCTCAGTCCCTCCATCAGTCCCTCGGCGAGACGGCCGGGCGCCGATCGAGAGGTCTCTGGCTCTCCCTGTCTAAGGTGTCGGTCGCCCTTATTGTTTCGGCGGCTTCTGCGTCCTCCCCATACGCGCGTCCTCGGCTCTGTCTCTCCCGCTTCAGGTCCCCTCTCGGGAGCTTTGTCTCGGTCTCTGCCACCCTCGGTCTCCCGCGTACCCCCTCCCCTCCATCCCTGCGTCTCAGTCTCTCTCTGCAGCCGTCGGTCCCCCTCATTGTCCCCGCGCCTCTGGAGCTCCTCTCGGAGCCTCTCTGCGTCTCCGCCTCTCTGGGGCTTTTCCAGCTCTCGCGCGGATCGCCCAGGCCTGGCAAACCCCCTCCCAAGCCAAGTAACAATGAAAAGCCCGTGCGACCCGAACACCCTAGCCTTCCCCGCAGGAATGGGATCCTCCCAATGCAGGTCCCCATGCCGTCCCCTGGGGGGTCCTGGGACCCCCTCCCCCCGGGGTTGTGGAGCGAGTGCAGCTGTGACTACACTGCGCAaaaggcgggggtggggggcgaaAATCAAAAAGCAAACTTTGCCGCGGGTGGGGACCCCCAGCTGCAGCTAGAAGCCGCCACGCCCCCGGGGTGACCCAGCCAGGGATCGGGCTTAGGGGGACGCGTTCCTGCGACCCGCTTCAGCCGGACCCGCAGTGCGGGATCCCCCAATTCTGCAAGAAGGGATTCCGTCGGGTCTGAACGGGCCGCAGCGGGTGGGAGACCTCCGCAACCCTTGTTCAGGCCGCGCCGCGGGAAAAAGGGGGTGTCAGGGAAGGGGGCCGCGAACTCACCCCGCTTGCTCCGGCCGATCTGGCCCAGCTTGGGCGGCCGCTTGTTCTGCCCGGCGCCGAAGAAGTTGTTGGTGTCCTGCAGGCGGCAGGAGAAGATCTGGCCCACGTCGCCGCCGTCGCCGTAGGGGCTCAGCTTCTCGTCGCCGTAGGGCAGCACCTCCGACATGGTCGCGTCCGGGGGCTCCGCCGCGGCGCCTCCTCCGCCCGCGTCCCCGCCCGCGGCGGACAGGGTCAGCGGCGCTGGGGCCGGGGGCGGCCGGCCGGGGACGGCCCGCGGGCTGCTGCGGCGGTGGCGCCGGCGAGAGGCCGGGGGACGCCGCTAGGGCAAGAGCGCGGCACTCGCGCGAGCGGCCCGGAGAGCGCCCGCGGCTGCGCTGCGCTGCGCTCCGGCTCCGCGCGCGAGTGGCTGCTGCTCCGCCAGAGGCGAGCAGGACTCACATCCTCGGCGCGCCGGGGCTCTGGGcgggggccgggccgggccgggcgggGCCGCGAGCCGGGAGGGAGGAGACGTCCCTGCGAGCCCGGAGGGCGCGGGACCGAGGAGGGAGCACCCCGGAAGCCGGGCGGGCCGGTCCTGCGGCAAGTGCGGGCGGCGGCGCCGGTTCGGGGAGGCAGACTGGGAGCTGCGAGCGGCGGGGCTGCGAGGggcggagggggaggggagggagagaggagggagggcacCGGGGAGGAAACCCGGAGGGAGGGTGGCGGAGAGAAACCGAGAGGGAGACGGGGCTGAAAAACAGGGACTAAAAGACAGGGAGGCAGGGGAGACGGTGgaaggagacagaggagagggggagaggaaggagaggaggagaaagaagaaaaggtggGGGGGGGACGAGCTAGAACGGAGAGACAGGGGAAAGatgagaggaggagggaaaggatcgggagggagaggaagagggtcggagagggaaggaagggagaaagacagaggggggagagggaggcagggatagGGAGGCAGCGAGCTGCGAGGAGAAATGCCGGCCGCGGCGCCGAGGAGAGGCGCGGGGAGGAGGGCGGGAGGAGGCGGGGAGGAGGGGACCCGCGGGCCTCGGGGAGAGATCCCTGCGAACGGAGCGACGTCACGGGGCCGCGCCGGCCGGCCCGGGCCGCCGCTAGCTtcctgcccccgcccccagcccccgcCGTCCCGCTCGCGGGTGTTTACGGGGCCCGGAGCTGATGCGCGCCCGCCCCGCAGCGGGCTCTGCCTCCCGAGGGGACCTCGGGGGGAGTGGGGGTTCCGGGAGCTGGAGAGGGAGCGGACCGACGACGCACACGCGGGGAAGGGCGGAAGCATGCTGACCTCCCTGGGGGGCAGATGCTGCGGGGCAAAGGTCGGAGGGCTCCAGGGCGACCCGCGGACACAGCCTCCCCAGCCAGCTGCCAACCGGGGAGCCCTTCCTCCCCACCACACTTGCTCCCCAATTCAGACCCTGAGGGCCCAGCCACTGGGGCCTCACACTCTCCTCCCGCCCCGGCTCAGTCCAACCTGGAAGGCCTCactaccccccacccccgcccaacTGCGCTGGACTCCGGCTCCCGCGGGGCCtccaggagagggagggggagagggaaggggcagCCCCGCCTCCCGCAGGAGAAGGGAGCGCCTCATTACGCCGGGCTCGCCCGGGATGCCTGGCTCCCGGCGTCCTCTGCCTCCGCTGGGGACGTCCTGGGCCTGCCGCCCTCTGCCCTCGGGGGCCTCCCTTCCAGCAACAGCCGTGCGCCCTGTGGAGACACTATGGCCTCTGAGATGAGGAGCGGGCTCCTCGATGCCGGGAGGGAGACTGGGGCAGCCCCAGAGGCCTGGGAGGCGCATCTGCCAAGCAGATGGTAACTCCGAGGGGGCAAGGTGCAGGAGGAGCGCTCATTATCCTCGCCGGAGCCAACAGCACCTGCCCTCCGCTGGAGACCTTCTTTGCTTAGCAGAGCCGGCCTGACCACAGGGAGGGGCAACCACCCCAAGGTCATGCCAGCTTCTG
Protein-coding regions in this window:
- the CAMK2N1 gene encoding calcium/calmodulin-dependent protein kinase II inhibitor 1; its protein translation is MSEVLPYGDEKLSPYGDGGDVGQIFSCRLQDTNNFFGAGQNKRPPKLGQIGRSKRVVIEDDRIDDVLKNMTDKAPPGV